A genomic stretch from Palaemon carinicauda isolate YSFRI2023 unplaced genomic scaffold, ASM3689809v2 scaffold535, whole genome shotgun sequence includes:
- the LOC137637102 gene encoding putative leucine-rich repeat-containing protein DDB_G0290503, translating to MPLRAGIRRSPSLQRVNLEREGKISSLNDALEDRDKENLFSARVNLEREEEISSLNDALEDRDREISSLQRDRDNEISSLKRTNLKKENELLEMEERLREQENNRIIQQTVEAALNTQIAELALEAHGLLQALNGKTNLIDKLEKQQELLQEQVIAANAENAALRELATDQNEQLEIEAALNTQIAELALEANGLLQALNGKTILIDKLEKQQELLQEQVIAANAENAALRELATDQKEQLVMNEVLDDLKKRNLDNYELTQELKLLLNEAKKDRNILEVENAAKVEELEGKNSSLHEKVLNLEQQKADIQKEKELVGIQLQEIEAALNTQIAEACIRELKLLLNEAKKDRNILEVENAAKVEQLEGEISTLHEQVLNLKQQLADIQKQKDMVEIQLQEIDAVTNLLIVNLEFEISSLHQDLNLRIDVIRKLENDHTRLFEEMAIDKRKVEELNNALEERDNEISSMKKIIQENEEKAKKMEEQLKEEQEERRKGEEEQRHTLEERENEIFFLKKTILEKEKEIQIMEERLEINEVKRGIQKKKIDFLLKEIEEKIAQINRINLEQELGKRTTREARYGVKEVTSI from the exons atgcccttgagggcagggataaggagatctccttctctgcaaagggtgaatCTGGAAAGGGAAGGGAAAATTTCTTCTCTGAATGATGCCCTTGAGGACAGAGATAAGGAGAATCTCTTCTCTGCAAGGGtgaatctggaaagagaagaggaaatttcttctctgaacgatgccCTTGAGGACAGGGATAGggagatctcttctctgcaaagg GACAGAGATAATGAGATCTCTTCTCTGAAAAGGACAAATCTGAAGAAAGAAAATGAACTTCTAGAGATGGAAGAACGTCTTAGGGAAcaagaaaataacaggattattcaGCAGACTGTAGAAGCAGCTCTGAATACCCAGATAGCCGAGCTTGCATTAGAGGCTCATGGTTTACTACAAGCTCTCAATGGGAAAACTAATTTGATTGATAAACTTGAGAAGCAGCAGGAATTACTACAGGAACAGGTGATTGCAGCAAACGCTGAAAATGCTGCATTGAGAGAGCTAGCCACTGACCAAAATGAACAATTG GAAATAGAAGCAGCTTTGAATACCCAGATAGCCGAGCTTGCATTAGAGGCAAATGGGTTACTACAAGCTCTCAATGGGAAAACTATTTTGATTGATAAACTTGAGAAGCAGCAGGAATTACTACAGGAACAGGTGATTGCAGCAAACGCTGAAAATGCTGCATTAAGAGAGCTAGCCACTGACCAAAAGGAACAATTG GTGATGAATGAAGTACTTGATGACttgaaaaagagaaatttagaCAATTATGAACTCACACAAGAACTAAAATTGTTGCTTAATGAGGCCAAAAAAGATCGCAACATACTTGAGGTAGAAAATGCAGCCAAAGTGGAGGAGCTGGAAGGTAAAAACTCTTCACTTCATGAGAAAGTCCTAAATCTAGAACAACAAAAGGCTGATATACAAAAGGAAAAGGAATTGGTTGGAATTCAGCTCCAGGAAATAGAAGCAGCTTTGAATACCCAGATAGCCGAGGCTTGCATTAGAG AACTAAAATTGTTGCTTAATGAGGCAAAAAAAGATCGCAACATACTTGAGGTAGAAAATGCAGCCAAAGTAGAGCAATTGGAAGGTGAAATCTCTACACTTCACGAACAAGTCCTAAATCTAAAACAGCAACTGGCTGACATACAAAAGCAAAAGGATATGGTTGAAATTCAGCTCCAGGAAATAGATGCAGTTACGAACCTACTTATAGTCAACCTGGAATTTGAAATATCTAGTTTACATCAAGATCTCAACTTAAGAATTGATGTAATTAGAAAACTAGAAAATGATCATACCAGGCTTTTTGAAGAAATGGCTATCGATAAAAGAAAAGTAGAGGAACTTAACAATGCCCTTGAGGAGAGAGATAATGAGATCTCTTCTATGAAGAAGATAATtcaggaaaatgaggaaaaagctaaaaaaatggAAGAGCAATTGAAAGAAGAACAGGAAGAGAGAAGGAAAGGAGAAGAGGAACAACGTCATACCCTTGAGGAGAGGGAGAATGAGATCTTCTTTCTGAAAAAGACAATCCtggagaaagaaaaggagattCAAATCATGGAAGAAAGGCTTGAAATAAATGAAGTAAAAAGGGgcattcagaagaaaaaaattgattttcttttgaaggaaatagaggaaaaaatagcccaaataAACCGAATTAATCTTGAACAGGAACTTGGAAAACGAACAACCAGGGAAGCAAGATATGGAGTAAAAGAAGTTACTTCCATCTAG
- the LOC137637103 gene encoding myosin heavy chain, clone 203-like produces MQVGAGAAATGLMMFGLMMFGYRKYKAHLKGEIDSLNDALEDRDKEIASLQRVNLEREGKISSLNDALEDRDKEISSLQRVNLEREEENSSLNDALEDRDKEIASLQRVNLEREEEISSLNDALEDRDREISSLQRGRDKEISSLQRVNLEREEEISSLNDALEGRDKEISSLQRVNLEREGKISSLNDALEDRDKEISSLQRLNLEREEEISSLNDALEDRDREISSLQRVNLERERKFLL; encoded by the exons ATGCAAGTAGGTGCGGGCGCAGCAGCTACAGGCCTCATGATGTTTGGACTTATGATGTTTGGATACCGTAAGTATAAGGCCCATTTGAAAGGCGAAATCGATTCGCTAAATGATGCCCTTGAGGACAGAGATAAGGAGATCGCTTCTCTGCAAAGGGTAAATCTGGAAAGGGAAGGGAAAATTTCTTCTCTGAATGATGCCCTTGAGGACAGAgataaggagatctcttctctgcaaagggtaaatctggaaagagaagaggaaaattctTCTCTGAATGATGCCCTTGAGGACAGAGATAAGGAGATCGCTTCTCTGCAAAGGGTAaatctggaaagagaagaggaaatttcttctctgaacgatgccCTTGAGGACAGGGATAGggagatctcttctctgcaaagg GGCAGGgataaggagatctcttctctgcaaagggtgaatctggaaagggaagaggaaatttcttctctgaacgatgcccttgagggcagggataaggagatctcttctctgcaaagggtgaatCTGGAAAGGGAAGGGaaaatttcttctctgaacgatgcccttgaggacagagataaggagatctcttctctgcaaaggctgaatctggaaagagaagaggaaatttcttctctgaacgatgccCTTGAGGACAGGGATAGggagatctcttctctgcaaagggtgaatctggaaagagagaggaaatttcttctctga